One window from the genome of Cryptomeria japonica chromosome 6, Sugi_1.0, whole genome shotgun sequence encodes:
- the LOC131037578 gene encoding uncharacterized protein LOC131037578 gives MEHRNYESEGVVDTEGELRSSFADLDERRFKLKKVKDKVAHLRNLLGEETKQMGDLDTNLNGKTDDCTKLEKEVRKLIKELKEAKEQIEKGLKLKGGSEVLDVVLNAKKQRKDKEGLGYEKGECSKGKEKINDPLVLNVRKSPLVSNRYTLKAYCFTCNEYGYQASECRSQVRSQSNVIRCYSCDKIGHKENVCRTRMTWNGYRNTNFGQSFHGKCYSCNKYGHKAFECRTSNRSENTRRYGSYQQRDLVYYSCSKVGHVARDCRSKFNMSSRPTRKVDVNLEKEKMKKMRVKKFDEKIEKNTWVVLAPTDGVAPSRNKLVCWTKGER, from the coding sequence ATGGAACATAGAAACTATGAAAGTGAAGGGGTAGTTGACACGGAAGGAGAATTAAGATCTTCTTTTGCAGATCTGGATGAAAGAAGATTTAAGTTGAAGAAAGTTAAAGACAAGGTTGCTCACCTAAGAAATTTGTTGGGTGAGGAAACAAAGCAGATGGGTGATCTTGACACAAATCTAAATGGTAAAACAGACGATTGTACTAAGCTTGAGAAAGAGGTGCGTAAGCTGATAAAGGAGTTGAAGGAAGCAAAGGAACAGATTGAAAAAGGGCTAAAGTTGAAAGGAGGAAGCGAAGTTCTTGATGTTGTGCTTAATgctaaaaaacaaagaaaagacaaAGAAGGCTTGGGATATGAAAAAGGGGAGTGCTCTAAAGGGAAAGAGAAGATCAATGATCCTCTAGTTCTGAATGTCCGGAAGTCTCCTCTAGTTTCTAATAGGTATACTTTAAAGGCTTATTGTTTCACTTGCAATGAATATGGATATCAAGCTAGTGAGTGTAGAAGTCAAGTAAGGAGTCAGTCGAATGTGATAAGATGTTATTCATGCGACAAGATTGGGCATAAAGAAAATGTGTGTAGAACTAGGATGACTTGGAATGGATACAGGAATACAAATTTTGGACAATCATTTCATGGAAAATGTTACtcctgcaataaatatggacataaaGCATTCGAGTGTAGAACATCTAATAGATCTGAAAATACCAGAAGATATGGAAGTTATCAACAGAGGGATCTAGTCTATTACAGTTGCAGTAAAGTAGGACATGTGGCAAGAGATTGTAGAAGCAAATTCAATATGTCTTCTAGACCAACAAGGAAAGTGGATGTTAACCTTgagaaggaaaagatgaagaagatgCGAGTAAAGAAATTTGATGAAAAGATTGAGAAGAATACATGGGTTGTACTGGCACCAACTGATGGTGTTGCTCCCTCTCGAAATAAGCTTGTATGTTGGACTAAGGGGGAGAGATGA
- the LOC131037535 gene encoding uncharacterized protein LOC131037535: MWSLYLGSIGTRIQRKIYLYNVTFGLYMLEWWERYIFNTMMIVLLCTFYYKFCHNGSRYMVESIKRLIWHVSAGAWENYSVLPAEDHHHFPSD; encoded by the exons ATGTGGAGTTTATATTTAGGCAGTATTGGAACACGGATCCAAAGGAAGATTTACCTATATAATGTGACCTTTGGACTGTACATGCTCGAGTGGTGGGAGCGATATATTTTCA ATACTATGATGATAGTCTTGTTGTGTACGTTTTACTACAAATTTTGCCACAATGGGTCACGCTATATGGTAGAAAGTATCAAAAG GCTTATCTGGCATGTAAGTGCAGGAGCGTGGGAAAATTATTCTGTGCTTCCTGCCGAAGACCATCATCATTTTCCTAGTGATTGA
- the LOC131037464 gene encoding uncharacterized protein LOC131037464, with translation MKRPPVILRKFQESDLDDFMEWATDEEVYRFSMRETFKSREEAEIYIKKKSVERPWWKAICLEGRVVGAINLKRVIGDSSCRAEIGYCLARRWWGKGVAAEAVKLCVSRAFTDIPGLERIEGLVESENVASQSVLEKAGFVKEGLLCKYFTFKGKTRDFYSYCFLSQDLPQCV, from the coding sequence ATGAAGAGGCCTCCTGTAATACTGCGCAAATTTCAGGAATCCGACCTGGACGATTTCATGGAGTGGGCGACGGACGAGGAGGTGTATCGTTTCTCCATGCGGGAAACTTTTAAATCCAGGGAAGAGGCGGAAATCTACATTAAAAAGAAAAGCGTGGAGCGCCCCTGGTGGAAGGCCATTTGCTTGGAGGGCAGGGTTGTGGGCGCCATTAACCTGAAAAGAGTAATCGGCGATTCCTCGTGTAGGGCGGAGATCGGATACTGCTTGGCGCGCAGGTGGTGGGGGAAGGGCGTGGCCGCTGAAGCCGTTAAGTTGTGCGTGTCTAGGGCTTTTACTGACATCCCTGGTCTGGAGCGAATCGAAGGCCTGGTGGAGTCCGAAAACGTGGCGTCTCAGAGTGTCCTGGAGAAGGCTGGATTTGTCAAGGAAGGACTGCTCTGCAAATATTTTACCTTCAAGGGGAAAACCAGGGACTTCTATAGCTACTGCTTTCTTTCTCAAGATTTGCCCCAATGTGTTTAA